TGGCATCAATCACTTCCTTTTCTGCTCCAAACTTCTCCAGCACGCGCATGCCAATGTCAATGTGGGAACCTTCTACCTGGTGATCCAAGGCCTTTCCAATGTCATGAAACAGTCCTGCTTTCTTTGCAATAGCAATATTCATTCCAATCTCTGCTGCCAAAGCTCCTGCCAGATGAGCCACCTCTATGGAGTGCAAGAGAACGTTCTGGCCGTAAGAGGTTCTGAACTTGAGTCTTCCCAGCAGCTGTATAAGCTTTGGGTCGCTTCCCACAATTCCAACGTCAAAGACCGCAGCTTCTCCTGCTTCTTTAATCTGCTGCTCAATCTCCTGTTCTACCTTTTCCACTTCTTCTTCAACGCGCGTTGGATGAATCCTGCCATCTTTCATCAGGCGTTCTAAGGCAACCTTTGCAATGTGGCGGCGCAAGGGGTCAAATCCAGAGATGACCACGGCTTCTGGGGTTTCGTCAACAATGATCTCAACTCCGGCTGCCCGTTCCAAGGCACGAATATTCCTTCCTTCCTTCCCAATGATTTTTCCTTTCATGTCTTCGGAAGGCAAGGGAACCGTAGTGCTAGAAATCTCTTGCACCTGAGAAACCGCAGTCTTTTGAATAGCATACGCAAGAATCTCTTTTGCTCTGTTTTCAAAGCGTTCCTGGCCCTCGGCTTCAAGCTTCCGGATTCTGCCCAAGATATCTTTCTCGTAGCTTTCCTCAACACCTTTAAACAACTGTTCTTTTGCTTCTTCACGGGAGAGCTTTGCTACCTGCTCGAGCTTTTGCAAAGTCTCGTTCTTGCTTTCGGCTAACTTCTGTTCTTCCTTTTTGAGTTTTTCTACTTTGGCAAAAAACTCCTGCTCCTTTTCTTCATACAAAGAAAGCTTGTCGCCTAAGGCGACCTCGCGCTTTAAGAGTAATTGTTCTGTTCC
The Patescibacteria group bacterium DNA segment above includes these coding regions:
- the rny gene encoding ribonuclease Y: MTTQILLAGFGALALGIFLGYLLRQSLAKRQAGTVEQRLQKKVAQAEKEAEALLSKAKSQEDERRKALLGTEQLLLKREVALGDKLSLYEEKEQEFFAKVEKLKKEEQKLAESKNETLQKLEQVAKLSREEAKEQLFKGVEESYEKDILGRIRKLEAEGQERFENRAKEILAYAIQKTAVSQVQEISSTTVPLPSEDMKGKIIGKEGRNIRALERAAGVEIIVDETPEAVVISGFDPLRRHIAKVALERLMKDGRIHPTRVEEEVEKVEQEIEQQIKEAGEAAVFDVGIVGSDPKLIQLLGRLKFRTSYGQNVLLHSIEVAHLAGALAAEIGMNIAIAKKAGLFHDIGKALDHQVEGSHIDIGMRVLEKFGAEKEVIDAMKSHHEQYPYETIEAVLVQAADAISAARPGARKDSLENYLKRIAELENVTNSFEGVEKSYAIQAGREIRVFVKPKEVSDVEAEKLTKDIAGRIEEELRYPGEIKVTLVRENRFVEYAR